One stretch of Methylopila sp. 73B DNA includes these proteins:
- a CDS encoding NUDIX domain-containing protein: MLKSRVLSYLVARYGRMRRAMTLGVRVAAFDAEGRVLLVRHGYAPGWHLPGGAVDPGESAQEAAIRELLEETGVVAGDDVALHGLHFNPGFGGRDHVATFVTRAVRIGPEPPPNREIAERRWSRIDDLPEGVTPATRRRLLEIVGAGAGAGRW; the protein is encoded by the coding sequence ATGCTGAAGTCCCGCGTTCTCAGCTACTTGGTCGCCCGCTACGGACGGATGCGGCGGGCCATGACGCTCGGCGTCCGGGTCGCCGCCTTCGATGCGGAGGGGCGGGTGTTGCTCGTGCGTCACGGCTATGCGCCGGGCTGGCACCTTCCGGGAGGCGCGGTGGACCCCGGCGAGAGCGCGCAGGAGGCGGCGATCCGCGAACTGCTCGAGGAGACCGGCGTCGTGGCCGGTGACGACGTTGCGCTCCACGGGCTGCATTTCAATCCGGGCTTCGGCGGCCGCGATCACGTCGCGACCTTCGTCACGCGGGCGGTTCGGATCGGGCCGGAACCCCCGCCGAACCGCGAGATCGCGGAGCGGCGGTGGAGCCGGATCGACGACCTGCCCGAGGGCGTCACGCCCGCGACCCGGCGACGGCTGCTCGAAATCGTCGGCGCCGGCGCGGGCGCCGGCCGCTGGTAG
- a CDS encoding metallophosphoesterase — protein sequence MTVIAHLSDPHLGPLPRFTVFELMSKRGLGAINWFRRRRRWHDMAVLDQIVADVIDEAPDAVAVTGDLTNLGLESEFLPAAAFLGRFGPPDKVAAIPGNHDAYVRRVASAPARVWGAHMSSDDGAPGFPYVRRHGLVALIGLSSAVATMPLAATGEVGRRQRDALGPLLRSLKAEGLFRIVLVHHPVAEDGTPWMRRLRDKEELRAILAAEGAELVLHGHNHEPARHSVTGADGAIPVIAVPSCSAGPFSHEPPAAYNLYVVSGGPGAWRCEAITRGLKPDGTIGETDRFTVA from the coding sequence GTGACCGTCATCGCCCACCTGTCCGATCCGCATCTCGGCCCCCTCCCCCGCTTCACCGTCTTCGAGCTCATGTCGAAGCGCGGTCTCGGCGCGATCAACTGGTTCCGCCGCCGGCGACGCTGGCACGACATGGCGGTGCTCGACCAGATCGTCGCCGATGTCATCGACGAGGCGCCGGACGCCGTCGCGGTGACCGGCGACCTGACGAACCTCGGCCTCGAGTCCGAGTTCCTGCCGGCCGCGGCCTTCCTCGGCCGCTTCGGCCCGCCGGACAAGGTAGCGGCGATCCCCGGCAACCACGACGCCTATGTCCGCCGCGTGGCGAGCGCGCCGGCGCGCGTGTGGGGCGCGCACATGTCGAGCGACGACGGCGCGCCGGGCTTCCCCTATGTGCGCCGCCACGGGCTGGTGGCGCTGATCGGCCTGTCCTCCGCCGTCGCGACCATGCCGCTCGCCGCGACCGGAGAGGTCGGCCGGCGCCAGCGCGACGCGCTGGGCCCTCTTCTGCGCAGCCTCAAGGCCGAGGGGCTGTTTCGCATCGTGCTCGTGCACCATCCCGTCGCCGAAGACGGCACGCCCTGGATGCGGCGCCTGCGCGACAAGGAGGAGCTGCGCGCCATTCTCGCGGCGGAGGGCGCCGAACTCGTCCTGCATGGGCACAACCATGAGCCTGCGCGGCACTCGGTAACGGGGGCGGACGGCGCGATCCCCGTGATCGCGGTGCCGTCCTGCTCCGCCGGTCCGTTCAGCCACGAGCCGCCCGCGGCGTACAATCTCTATGTCGTCTCCGGCGGGCCCGGCGCATGGCGCTGCGAGGCGATCACCCGTGGGCTGAAGCCCGACGGGACGATCGGCGAGACCGACCGCTTCACGGTGGCCTGA
- a CDS encoding N-acetyltransferase — protein sequence MTSLPLALLHEQPSDEAAIDYLQERAFGPGRFARSAYRLREGVAPARDLSFVARVGTFLVGSNRMTPILIGGRDALLLGPLVVDPAFRSKGIGLALLNASLEAAANNGHRLVMLVGDEPYYARVGFTRVPAGRVSLPGPVDPRRVLWRALVEGAADGVAGEARRAA from the coding sequence ATGACTTCGCTTCCGCTAGCGCTCCTCCACGAGCAGCCGTCCGACGAGGCGGCCATCGATTATCTGCAGGAGCGGGCCTTCGGCCCCGGCCGCTTCGCCCGTTCGGCTTACCGGCTGCGGGAGGGGGTGGCGCCGGCGCGCGACCTCTCGTTCGTCGCCCGCGTCGGAACTTTCCTGGTGGGGTCAAACCGGATGACGCCGATCCTGATCGGCGGCCGCGACGCGCTGCTGCTGGGGCCGCTGGTGGTGGACCCCGCCTTCCGCAGCAAGGGGATCGGCCTTGCGCTGCTGAACGCCTCGCTCGAAGCGGCGGCGAACAACGGCCACCGCCTCGTGATGCTCGTCGGCGACGAGCCCTACTACGCCCGGGTCGGCTTCACGCGCGTGCCGGCCGGCCGGGTCTCGCTCCCGGGGCCTGTCGATCCGCGGCGGGTGCTGTGGCGCGCGCTGGTCGAGGGCGCCGCGGACGGCGTCGCCGGAGAAGCGCGCCGCGCCGCCTGA
- a CDS encoding glutathione S-transferase family protein, with protein sequence MGLLVDGVWRDQWYDTSSSGGRFERQAASFRNWITPDGAPGPSGDGGFRAEAGRYRLYVSLACPWAHRTLIFRKLKKLEGLIPVAVVDPRMGDEGWVFGDFPGSTPDERNGARRLSDIYLKAAPGVTTRVTVPVLWDDRRATIVSNESAEIIRMFNSAFDGLTGDTTDFYPEPLRPEIDALNARVYDRVNNGVYKAGFATTQEAYEEAFEALFAELDALDARLADRRYLLGSAATEADWRLFTTLVRFDPVYVGHFKCNRRRIADYANLSSYLRDLYQTPGVAETVNLAHIKTHYYWSHTTINPTRVIPLGPTLDYDAPHDRAAFG encoded by the coding sequence ATGGGGCTGCTTGTCGACGGCGTCTGGCGAGACCAGTGGTACGACACGTCGTCCTCCGGCGGGCGGTTCGAGCGGCAGGCCGCGAGCTTCCGCAACTGGATCACGCCCGACGGCGCGCCCGGCCCCAGCGGCGACGGCGGCTTCAGGGCCGAGGCCGGACGCTACCGGCTCTACGTCTCGCTGGCCTGCCCCTGGGCGCACCGCACGCTGATCTTCCGCAAGCTCAAGAAGCTCGAGGGCCTGATTCCCGTAGCGGTGGTCGATCCTCGGATGGGCGACGAGGGCTGGGTCTTCGGCGACTTCCCCGGGTCGACGCCGGACGAGCGCAACGGCGCCCGGCGGCTGTCAGACATCTATCTCAAGGCCGCGCCCGGCGTGACCACGCGCGTCACCGTGCCGGTCCTCTGGGACGACCGACGGGCGACGATCGTCTCGAACGAGAGCGCCGAGATCATCCGCATGTTCAACTCGGCCTTCGACGGCCTGACCGGCGACACGACCGATTTCTACCCCGAGCCGCTCCGCCCCGAGATCGACGCCCTGAACGCGCGGGTCTACGACCGGGTCAACAACGGGGTCTACAAGGCGGGGTTTGCGACCACGCAGGAGGCTTACGAGGAGGCGTTCGAGGCGCTCTTCGCCGAGCTCGACGCGCTGGACGCGCGCCTCGCCGACCGGCGCTACCTGCTGGGATCCGCGGCGACGGAGGCCGATTGGCGCCTGTTCACCACGCTCGTCCGGTTCGATCCCGTCTATGTCGGGCACTTCAAGTGCAACCGGCGCAGGATCGCGGACTACGCCAACCTGTCCAGCTATCTGCGCGATCTTTACCAGACGCCGGGCGTCGCGGAGACCGTGAATCTCGCGCACATCAAGACGCACTATTACTGGTCGCACACGACCATCAACCCGACCCGGGTGATCCCGCTCGGCCCCACGCTCGACTACGACGCGCCGCACGACCGGGCCGCGTTCGGCTAG